A single window of Alosa alosa isolate M-15738 ecotype Scorff River chromosome 11, AALO_Geno_1.1, whole genome shotgun sequence DNA harbors:
- the LOC125302969 gene encoding uncharacterized protein LOC125302969, with product MERKFAVVQWIEGEDSGKFSDVKTDAIRSYDDSKMDQDGNPISPYSAFIEWRHGKKPKGGWPHYKGDVLFVSGTRFENTCKLNSLLEEVERPQLTKRVSVAPSKYRGESDDSTDIETEPKKVKKSKVRADPAEDFLKTYGPGQPHSVDNHDLRKTLVELKQEVKDLKEENTKWKEMVLQDVPGLLYGMKKIMDSITPPKTTTPRLTLQGTPRSTSSSGPTPVKSPSSRLSTATSASPPIPSPTVSQSSKVEIHPGTGVMIDKIAWAYALNSNSATVFVRHLLTAVFPLEILLVSNLRGTKRSGGDTRLPLDKNKLDAIYSATLERFPGTPLSSIGTTINAKITELRSKSKTSTPHS from the exons ATGGAGAGAAAGTTTGCTGTGGTACAGTGGATTGAAGGGGAAGATTCAGGGAAGTTCAGTGATGTGAAAACTGATGCTATAAGGAGTTATGATGATTCCAAAATGGACCAAGATGGAAATCCAATTTCCCCCTACTCAGCCTTTATTGAGTGGCGCCACGGAAAGAAGCCAAAGGGAGGGTGGCCTCACTATAAAGGAGATGTGCTTTTTGTTAGTG GTACCCGCTTTGAAAACACCTGTAAATTAAACTCTCTGCTGGAAGAGGTGGAAAGACCGCAGCTGACCAAAAGGGTGTCGGTGGCCCCCTCAAAATATAGGGGCGAATCAGATGATTCCACTGATATTGAGACTGAGCCAAAGAAAGTTAAG AAGTCAAAGGTGAGGGCGGACCCTGCAGAAGACTTCCTGAAGACATATGGACCTGGCCAGCCTCATTCAGTTGACAATCATGACCTTAGAAAGACACTGGTGGAGTTAAAGCAGGAGGTCAAGGACCTTAAAGAAGAGAACACCAAATGGAAGGAAATGGTTCTTCAAG ATGTGCCAGGACTCCTATATggcatgaaaaaaataatggatTCAATTACACCTCCTAAGACTACCACACCAAGGCTGACCTTGCAAGGTACTCCTCGGTCAACATCCAGTTCAGGACCCACCCCTGTTAAGTCCCCAAGTTCTAGGCTCTCTACAGCCACATCTGCATCTCCCCCCATTCCATCACCAACTGTCTCCCAGTCATCTAAG GTGGAGATTCATCCTGGGACTGGAGTCATGATTGACAAAATAGCATGGGCCTATGCCCTCAATTCAAATTCAGCCACTGTGTTTGTGAGGCATCTCCTCACTGCAGTCTTCCCATTGGAAATATTACTGGTGAGCAATCTTCGGGGGACCAAAAGAAGTGGAGGAGATACTCGTCTACCACTGGACAAAAATAAATTGGATGCCATTTACA GTGCAACTCTTGAGAGGTTTCCAGGGACTCCACTGTCCAGCATCGGAACCACGATCAATGCCAAGATTACCGAGCTCAGGTCTAAAAGTAAAACCTCCACACCTCACAGTTAA